A section of the Bacteroidota bacterium genome encodes:
- a CDS encoding alpha/beta hydrolase: MPTTINKTIFSLLLVINMLSTLNSDAQQPLTPASSGYAPLNGSKVYYEVYGAGDPIVLLHGAYMTINSNWSELIPILSKTRKVIALELEGHGHTPLSQRPLSYQTLASDVAVVLKHLKIDSADILGFSYGGTVAFQFAIQQPAMTKKLIIISSTYKSEGWLGIMYTMLTGLKPDAFDNTPIRSEYIKSAPDTSNWHKFIAKMLKFSAEKFNLGDDKIKNIKAPVLLIMGDNDGTDKKVLAETYSLLGGNVFGDVVGMPRSQLAILPAKGHGTLMMDTQAIAAIVGSFLATK, encoded by the coding sequence ATGCCTACTACGATCAACAAAACTATTTTCTCACTTTTACTCGTTATAAACATGCTTTCTACATTGAATAGTGATGCACAACAACCGCTTACACCTGCATCATCCGGCTATGCACCGCTAAATGGTTCCAAAGTTTATTATGAAGTATATGGTGCAGGCGATCCCATCGTTTTATTGCATGGCGCCTATATGACCATTAACTCGAACTGGAGTGAACTGATTCCCATTCTTTCCAAAACAAGAAAAGTTATTGCATTGGAACTGGAAGGCCATGGGCATACACCATTATCTCAACGTCCATTGAGTTATCAAACACTTGCCAGTGATGTAGCTGTTGTATTGAAACATTTAAAGATTGACAGTGCAGATATACTTGGGTTTAGTTATGGCGGCACTGTCGCTTTCCAGTTTGCTATTCAGCAGCCAGCTATGACAAAGAAACTGATCATCATTTCATCCACTTATAAATCCGAAGGATGGTTAGGTATCATGTATACCATGCTCACCGGCCTGAAACCCGATGCTTTTGATAATACGCCGATCAGATCTGAATATATCAAGTCAGCACCTGATACTTCCAACTGGCATAAGTTCATTGCAAAAATGCTCAAGTTCAGTGCAGAGAAGTTTAATCTTGGCGATGACAAGATCAAAAACATCAAAGCACCTGTATTATTGATCATGGGCGATAATGATGGTACAGATAAAAAAGTACTGGCAGAAACATATAGTTTATTAGGCGGAAATGTTTTCGGAGATGTAGTTGGAATGCCTAGATCACAATTGGCAATACTTCCCGCCAAAGGACATGGGACGTTGATGATGGATACGCAAGCTATTGCTGCAATCGTAGGGTCTTTCCTTGCGACTAAATAA
- a CDS encoding DUF1801 domain-containing protein: MNVQEEIKKYITSQPEPKRSDMQELHRIILQVMPKCKLWFLDGKDDKGKIVSNPNIGYGSYTMKYTDGTTREFYQIGLSPNTTGISVYIMGIKDKKYLANTYGKNLGKASVTGYCIKFKTIKDINIDILQAAIRYGVEITGKNN; this comes from the coding sequence ATGAACGTACAAGAAGAAATCAAAAAGTATATTACTAGTCAACCTGAACCAAAACGCAGCGATATGCAAGAGTTGCACCGCATCATTCTGCAAGTAATGCCAAAATGTAAATTATGGTTCTTAGATGGCAAAGACGATAAAGGCAAAATCGTTTCTAATCCTAATATAGGATACGGATCTTACACCATGAAATATACTGATGGAACAACCAGGGAGTTTTATCAAATTGGTTTGAGCCCTAACACAACCGGCATCTCTGTCTATATCATGGGTATCAAGGATAAAAAATACTTAGCCAATACATATGGAAAAAATCTTGGCAAGGCGAGTGTAACCGGGTATTGCATCAAGTTCAAAACTATAAAAGATATAAACATTGATATACTTCAGGCGGCGATAAGATATGGAGTTGAGATAACAGGGAAAAATAACTGA
- a CDS encoding alpha/beta hydrolase: MFIASSSIGQKIKPSNSGYAPVNGIKVYYEVYLPAGQAGGEGRPLVLLHGAFYTIDMNWAELIPELSKSRKVIAIEMQGHGHSPFSDRKLSITTLASDVEKVMDYLKIDSADVAGYSMGGSVAYQFAVQSPKRLRKLVVISSTYKTNGWLPVVNGAFKDFKPEFFDNTPLQAGYDAVAPDKTKWRKYLEQMFAFAETPFNVGDSNIAKIAAPVLIISGDNDGTDKIELIKTYQLLGGGVSAEMQPMPRSQLAIVPSQGHVSLMMQTTTILNYLNNFLK, from the coding sequence ATGTTTATTGCGTCTTCATCAATCGGACAAAAGATCAAACCTTCCAACAGTGGTTACGCACCTGTTAATGGCATTAAAGTTTACTACGAAGTATACCTGCCTGCCGGACAGGCAGGTGGTGAGGGCAGGCCTTTAGTTTTACTACATGGCGCTTTTTATACAATTGATATGAACTGGGCAGAATTGATACCTGAGCTATCAAAGAGCAGGAAAGTAATTGCAATTGAAATGCAGGGACATGGGCATTCGCCGTTTTCAGATAGAAAATTATCGATCACAACTTTAGCAAGTGATGTAGAAAAGGTGATGGATTACCTGAAAATAGACAGTGCTGATGTAGCAGGATATAGTATGGGGGGCTCAGTGGCTTACCAGTTTGCTGTACAAAGCCCTAAACGGTTAAGAAAATTAGTGGTCATTTCTTCTACTTATAAAACAAATGGTTGGCTACCCGTAGTAAACGGTGCTTTTAAAGATTTTAAGCCTGAATTTTTTGATAACACACCGCTACAAGCAGGATACGATGCAGTGGCACCTGACAAAACAAAATGGAGAAAATATTTAGAGCAGATGTTTGCTTTCGCCGAGACACCATTTAACGTTGGTGACTCTAATATTGCAAAAATTGCTGCGCCTGTACTGATCATTTCCGGCGACAATGACGGAACGGATAAAATAGAGTTGATAAAAACCTATCAATTGTTGGGAGGTGGTGTCTCTGCTGAAATGCAGCCGATGCCAAGATCGCAATTGGCCATTGTTCCTTCACAAGGACATGTGAGCCTGATGATGCAGACAACAACGATCTTGAATTACTTAAATAATTTTTTAAAATAA
- a CDS encoding VOC family protein, giving the protein MALINPHVNFNGNAEEAFTFYKSVFGGEFAKIIRFKDLAGPEFPIAKKEENKIMHIALPIGKNSMLMANDVPEIMGKTNENENRSKIVITAESKEEADKLFNGLSVGGQIEGPIGDGPWGTYFGCFRDKYGIEWIVEFAQN; this is encoded by the coding sequence ATGGCACTTATCAATCCTCACGTAAACTTCAACGGAAACGCCGAAGAAGCATTTACCTTTTACAAATCAGTATTTGGCGGAGAGTTTGCAAAGATCATTCGTTTCAAAGACCTGGCAGGTCCTGAATTCCCGATTGCGAAAAAAGAAGAGAATAAAATTATGCATATTGCTTTGCCTATTGGTAAAAATAGTATGCTGATGGCAAATGATGTTCCGGAAATTATGGGAAAAACAAACGAAAATGAGAACAGAAGCAAAATTGTAATAACTGCAGAAAGTAAAGAAGAAGCAGACAAATTATTTAATGGGCTTTCAGTGGGAGGACAAATAGAAGGGCCTATTGGTGATGGTCCCTGGGGTACATATTTTGGTTGTTTTAGAGACAAATACGGTATTGAATGGATTGTTGAATTTGCCCAAAACTAA